The Mercurialis annua linkage group LG8, ddMerAnnu1.2, whole genome shotgun sequence genome window below encodes:
- the LOC126660278 gene encoding dnaJ protein homolog, giving the protein MFGRGAPKKSDNTKYYEILGVSKSASQDDLKKAYRKAAIKNHPDKGGDPEKFKELAQAYEVLSDPEKREIYDQYGEDALKEGMGGGGGGHDPFDIFQSFFGGSPFGGGGSSRGRRQRRGEDVIHPLKVSLEDLYNGTSKKLSLSRNVICSKCKGKGSKSGASMKCSGCQGSGMKVSIRHLGPSMIQQMQHPCNECKGTGETINDKDRCPQCKGEKVVQEKKVLEVIVEKGMQNGQKITFPGEADEAPDTVTGDIVFVLQQKEHPKFKRKSDDLVVEHTLSLTEALCGFQFILTHLDGRQLLIKSQPGEVVKPNQFKAINDEGMPMYQRPFMRGKLYIHFTVEFPDSLPADQCKALESVLPSRTSVQLSDMEVDECEETTLHDVNFEEEMRRKQQQAQEAYDEDDDMPGGAQRVQCAQQ; this is encoded by the exons atgtTCGGAAGAGGAGCTCCGAAGAAAAGCGATAACACAAAGTATTATGAGATTCTTGGCGTCTCTAAATCTGCTTCACAGGATGATCTAAAAAAGGCGTATCGAAAAGCGGCTATCAAGAACCATCCCGATAAGGGCGGTGATCCTGAAAAG TTTAAGGAGTTGGCACAAGCTTATGAAGTTTTGAGTGACCCGGAAAAACGGGAGATTTATGATCAGTATGGGGAGGATGCTCTTAAGGAAGGAATGggcggtggcggcggtggtCATGACCCTTTTGATATTTTCCAGTCTTTCTTTGGTGGCAGCCCGTTTGGTG GCGGTGGCAGCAGCAGAGGCCGGAGGCAGAGGAGAGGTGAGGATGTGATACATCCTCTCAAGGTTTCTTTGGAGGATCTATACAATGGCACCTCCAAAAAGCTCTCTCTTTCGCGGAATGTTATCTGCTCGAAGTGTAAAGG TAAAGGTTCCAAGTCAGGTGCATCAATGAAGTGTTCTGGCTGCCAAGGCTCGGGAATGAAGGTTTCGATAAGACACCTTGGACCGTCCATGATCCAGCAAATGCAGCATCCGTGCAATGAATGCAAGGGTACTGGCGAGACCATTAATGACAAGGACCGCTGCCCTCAATGCAAGGGTGAAAAAGTTGTGCAAGAGAAGAAGGTGCTTGAAGTTATTGTTGAGAAGGGTATGCAAAATGGCCAGAAAATTACGTTTCCTGGAGAAGCCGACGAAGCT CCTGACACTGTCACCGGGGACATTGTTTTTGTCCTGCAACAAAAGGAGCATCCTAAGTTTAAGCGTAAAAGTGATGACCTAGTTGTTGAGCACACACTCTCTCTTACAGAGGCACTTTGTGGCTTCCAGTTTATCTTGACCCACTTAGATGGAAGACAGCTCCTTATAAAATCCCAGCCTGGGGAAGTCGTCAAACCAA ATCAATTCAAGGCCATAAACGATGAAGGGATGCCAATGTATCAAAGGCCATTTATGAGGGGTAAATTGTACATTCATTTCACAGTTGAATTCCCAGACTCGCTTCCCGCAGATCAGTGCAAAGCCCTGGAATCGGTTCTTCCGTCGAGGACTTCAGTCCAGCTGTCTGACATGGAGGTTGATGAATGTGAGGAGACCACTTTACATGATGTCAACTTTGAGGAGGAGATGAGGCGGAAACAACAACAGGCTCAGGAGGCATATGATGAAGATGACGATATGCCCGGTGGCGCCCAAAGAGTGCAATGCGCCCAACAATAA